Proteins from one Neodiprion fabricii isolate iyNeoFabr1 chromosome 5, iyNeoFabr1.1, whole genome shotgun sequence genomic window:
- the LOC124183997 gene encoding uncharacterized protein LOC124183997, whose translation MSAIWYSPLCLVLIYVGSALGTFQFPYPQFHAPLSLTPHLIYSSPVGGNVDFAGYSYFTKDFAGGQTEVVFVTGPESDVKMNNEVSAMRDQLSSMPFIKAPASNLGNTEDDKKVKVAEMNKETTTAVPLVPVDTIETSTPVPKDDALSPVMNPTEGTKQDQPDEVFIPEKGVGFQAPYPILRLRGFNSYYPQLSSGFSSYGPSNYFGSQYEPFYNQYSSYQGLYNPLYPTFEEYYNPLFPSLHQNPIFTPSVNNYISGESEESMPEDLKEIQDMIPLKVGQSSGTGEKVESTSEQSATSDVSSGTTEEDSSKDSVTVTDQAMSAKLSELPTSTEQLTEKSAESSTESTTISAETSSPSSSTATESVEPTTPAVVSDSMAVA comes from the exons ATGTCGGCTATCTGGTACTCCCCTTTGTGCTTA GTTCTAATATACGTCGGATCAGCGCTCGGTACCTTCCAGTTTCCGTACCCGCAATTTCATGCTCCTCTGTCGCTCaccccgcatctcatttacaGTTCGCCGGTCGGCGGAAATGTTGATTTTGCGGGTTACTCGTACTTCACAAAGGACTTCGCTGGCGGGCAAACCGAAGTCGTTTTTGTCACTGGGCCGGAATCGGATGTCAAAATGAACAATGAAGTCAGTGCTATGCGCGATCAGCTGAGTTCGATGCCATTTATCAAGGCTCCAGCCTCCAACCTTGGCAATACTGAAGATGACAAGAAGGTGAAAGTCGCGGAAATGAACAAAGAAACAACAACGGCCGTGCCACTTGTCCCGGTTGATACGATAGAAACTTCTACGCCCGTCCCGAAGGATGATGCGTTGTCTCCAGTCATGAACCCGACGGAAGGCACGAAGCAAGACCAACCAGATGAGGTGTTCATCCCGGAAAAGGGTGTCGGGTTCCAAGCGCCTTACCCTATCCTGAGACTGCGAGGTTTCAATTCCTATTATCCTCAGTTATCGTCCGGATTCTCTAGCTATGGGCCGTCGAATTACTTTGGATCTCAGTACGAGCCGTTCTACAACCAGTACAGCTCTTACCAGGGTCTCTATAATCCATTGTACCCGACATTTGAGGAATACTACAATCCGCTATTTCCGTCGTTGCATCAAAACCCGATCTTCACACCATCGGTGAACAATTACATCTCCGGGGAGTCCGAGGAAAGCATGCCAGaggatttgaaagaaattcaagATATGATTCCGTTGAAGGTCGGCCAGAGTTCCGGAACCGGCGAGAAGGTTGAGAGTACTTCGGAGCAGTCTGCCACAAGTGACGTGAGTTCGGGAACAACCGAAGAAGATTCGTCCAAGGATTCAGTCACCGTTACCGATCAAGCAATGTCCGCAAAGCTATCTGAATTACCAACGTCTACTGAGCAGTTGACAGAAAAATCCGCAGAAAGTTCTACAGAGTCGACTACAATCTCCGCGGAAACATCATCGCCTTCAAGCTCGACTGCAACCGAATCTGTGGAACCAACTACTCCCGCGGTTGTTAGCGATTCCATGGCTGTTGCTTGA